One window of Curtobacterium sp. 458 genomic DNA carries:
- a CDS encoding class I SAM-dependent methyltransferase, whose amino-acid sequence MTRTSDGSAGDADYAVIGQEYRRWRRPEPSFARAITKALGDARTVLNVGAGAGSYEPTDREVTAVEPSAAMRAQRPDTLATAIDATAEDLPFADDTFDAAMTTFSVHQWGDLERGLAEVRRVTRGPVVVLTCDPDRVQDYWLAEYAPEVMATEARRYPALDRIAAALGGEVETTRLPIPFTCVDGFSEAYYARPERLLDPGARLANSAWSFVDEVTARRSVAALRDALDSGEWDRRHGSLRVRPSYDGSLVLLQATPA is encoded by the coding sequence GTGACGAGGACCTCGGACGGATCCGCCGGCGACGCCGACTACGCCGTGATCGGCCAGGAGTACCGCCGCTGGCGCCGCCCGGAGCCGTCGTTCGCCCGAGCGATCACCAAGGCGCTCGGCGACGCCCGGACCGTGCTGAACGTCGGGGCAGGCGCGGGCTCGTACGAGCCGACCGACCGCGAGGTCACCGCGGTCGAGCCCTCGGCCGCCATGCGCGCGCAGCGCCCCGACACCCTCGCGACGGCGATCGACGCGACCGCGGAGGACCTGCCGTTCGCGGACGACACGTTCGACGCCGCGATGACCACGTTCTCGGTGCACCAGTGGGGTGACCTCGAGCGCGGGCTGGCCGAGGTGCGACGCGTGACCCGAGGCCCCGTCGTCGTCCTGACGTGCGACCCCGACCGCGTGCAGGACTACTGGCTCGCCGAGTACGCCCCCGAGGTGATGGCGACCGAGGCACGCCGCTACCCCGCCCTCGACCGCATCGCGGCGGCTCTCGGCGGCGAGGTCGAGACCACCCGCCTGCCGATCCCCTTCACGTGCGTCGACGGCTTCTCGGAGGCGTACTACGCCCGACCCGAGCGGCTCCTCGACCCCGGGGCACGACTGGCGAACTCTGCGTGGTCGTTCGTGGACGAGGTCACGGCCCGGCGATCGGTCGCGGCGCTCCGGGACGCGCTCGACTCCGGCGAGTGGGACCGCCGCCACGGCTCGCTCCGGGTGCGGCCGTCCTACGACGGGTCCCTCGTGCTGCTGCAGGCGACACCGGCCTGA